A DNA window from Salvelinus sp. IW2-2015 linkage group LG4q.1:29, ASM291031v2, whole genome shotgun sequence contains the following coding sequences:
- the znf609a gene encoding zinc finger protein 609a isoform X2 — MESLVSTPSPPPLHLLAPVGNRSESIASPCEQIMVRTRSVASNTTDVALATDPECLGPCEPGTSVNLEGIVWQETEDGMLVVNVTWRNKTYVGTLLDCTRHDWAPPRFCESPTSDLEMRNGRGRGKRMRPNGNTPVNENSNSSDNKGSGTSKTRAANNSSKSRRGSQTSSERRTPPNSNTEDVKASSSSANKRKNKPASDMEPNSSSEDTKGSKRMRTNSNSGPRGVPHLPHIVLPSIPTIKAEPLPPPQLDRNCPSPVLIDCPHPNCNKKYKHINGLKYHQARAHNDDDMKLDMDGDSEYGEDSTLHPDPGSCNGASISQKGCLSPARSVTPKGRGFEAQTPSPSSGKFGSKQSKKKPCEADPEAVGMAIDGCEDGPCLTDEASNDGMDDKKDRAKKTGSGSKVDKLSQKGMKSARPIATAIPPQQLYSLQTAGGFLAASPGSTPALGSVVQSIPKSPQLKAIQPKPSAPGDPSSVNPALSGSKDKKKKDKKKKEAGKEGDSPKGLGKGGKPEEGKSPYSESSDPGSKGDGLLNGSSDPHQSRLASIKAEADKIYSFTDNAPSPSIGVASRIEAGGMAQPLTPLHVVTQNGADNSSVKTNSPAYSDISDAGEDGEGRVEGAKGIKSEEQAIREGAKKALFPAQTPSKESPYYPGYETYYSPNYANPNPSPGVSVTGATLQEGAQVKVKKEEQEEPGDEDRKVKQELQEDRKPEMGASGPGQQQQASVIQQRSNMYMQPLYYNQYAYVPPYAYHPDQAYHNHLMNTNPAYRQQYDERQRQAAAEQHRAAEKKSDAAGKDRDREGSSGKEQSEEWKQKASVPPTLSKAPSLTDLGKGGPPQGKLSKDPSSSLEQAKSSVIMPKGEDAKAPAQQAEGLKMKLSEGGHHGKREELKAGMESGRPSAMEQGMWYRQEPDSRLWPYVYPSKYPDAQKPQDEERWKEERDRERERDRDRADRERDRDRDNRDRERDRDRDRKGKEGRDERARSKDATPKEEIKEVAEPRSSLAASEEHRGMVKDPRATAAHMQFSSPLAQHQGYIPYMHGAYGYGQGYDPSHPGYRGMPSVMMQNYPGSYFSFSPYGSKMGPGEEGGEKASRASPTVSGKSASEAKALDILHQHASQYKSKSPTVGDKTPLHERERERAASERDRDMDRPRSSPSQRILPSHHHLGYPLLSGQYDLSYATGLSSSAIVASQQASAPSMYPPARR; from the exons gtaTGCTGGTGGTAAACGTGACCTGGAGAAACAAAACCTATGTGGGAACCCTCCTTGACTGCACAAGGCACGACTGGGCCCCGCCAAG GTTCTGTGAGTCCCCCACCAGCGACTTGGAGATGAGGAACGGCCGGGGCCGGGGGAAGAGGATGAGGCCTAACGGCAACACGCCTGTCAACGAGAACAGCAACTCCTCAGACAACAAAGGCAGCGGCACCAGCAAGACGCGCGCCGCCAATAACAGCAGCAAGAGCCGGCGGGGCAGCCAGACGTCGTCGGAGCGCCGCACACCGCCCAACAGCAACACGGAGGATGTCAAGGCCAGCTCGTCGTCGGCCAACAAGCGCAAGAACAAGCCCGCCTCGGACATGGAGCCAAACTCCAGCTCTGAGGACACCAAGGGCAGCAAGCGCATGCGCACCAACTCCAACAGCGGGCCCAGAGGAGTGCCCCACCTGCCCCACATCGTCCTCCCCAGCATTCCCACCATTAAGGCAGAGCCCCTTCCCCCGCCACAACTCGACCGCAACTGCCCTTCGCCGGTGCTCATCGACTGCCCGCACCCCAACTGCAACAAGAAATACAAGCACATCAACGGCCTCAAGTACCACCAGGCCCGCGCCCACAACGACGATGACATGAAGTTGGACATGGATGGGGACAGTGAGTACGGAGAGGACTCCACTCTCCACCCCGATCCGGGCAGCTGCAACGGTGCCTCCATCTCTCAGAAGGGCTGCTTGTCCCCGGCCCGCTCAGTCACACCCAAGGGCAGGGGCTTCGAGGCCCAGACTCCATCGCCCTCCTCTGGGAAGTTTGGCTCCAAGCAGAGTAAAAAGAAGCCCTGCGAGGCCGACCCAGAGGCAGTTGGCATGGCCATAGACGGCTGCGAAGACGGGCCCTGCCTAACAGATGAGGCCAGCAATGACGGCATGGACGACAAGAAAGACAGGGCCAAGAAGACGGGTAGCGGCTCCAAGGTGGACAAGCTGTCCCAGAAGGGCATGAAGTCAGCGCGTCCCATCGCCACTGCCATACCACCTCAGCAGCTGTACTCCCTACAGACGGCCGGCGGCTTCCTTGCAGCCAGCCCCGGCTCCACCCCTGCCTTGGGCTCAGTGGTTCAGTCCATTCCCAAGAGCCCGCAGCTGAAAGCCATCCAGCCCAAGCCCTCGGCCCCGGGAGACCCCTCGTCTGTGAACCCAGCTCTGAGCGGCTCGAAGGACAAGAAgaagaaagacaagaagaagaaagaggcgGGAAAGGAGGGAGACAGCCCCAAAGGGCTAGGGAAAGGGGGGAAGCCGGAAGAAGGCAAGAGCCCATACTCTGAATCCTCGGACCCGGGGAGCAAAGGTGATGGACTCCTGAATGGCTCATCGGACCCCCACCAGAGCCGGCTGGCCAGCATCAAGGCAGAGGCGGACAAGATCTACAGCTTCACCGACAACGCCCCCAGTCCATCCATCGGTGTGGCCAGCAGGATAGAGGCTGGAGGCATGGCCCAACCCCTCACCCCGCTCCACGTGGTCACGCAGAACGGAGCCGACAATTCCTCAGTGAAGACCAACAGCCCGGCCTACTCGGACATCTCAGATGCGGGCGAGGACGGCGAAGGTCGGGTGGAGGGCGCCAAGGGCATCAAGTCCGAGGAGCAGGCTATCCGAGAGGGGGCCAAGAAGGCCCTGTTCCCCGCCCAAACGCCCAGCAAGGAGTCCCCCTACTACCCCGGCTACGAGACCTACTACTCCCCGAACTACGccaaccccaaccccagcccGGGGGTGTCGGTCACGGGGGCCACACTGCAGGAGGGGGCCCAGGTCAAGGTAAagaaagaggagcaggaggagccagGCGATGAGGACCGTAAGGTCAAGCAGGAGCTGCAGGAGGACCGTAAGCCTGAGATGGGTGCCTCTGGACCGGGGCAACAGCAGCAGGCCTCAGTCATCCAGCAGCGCTCCAACATGTATATGCAGCCTCTCTACTACAACCAGTATGCCTACGTTCCCCCGTACGCCTACCACCCGGACCAGGCCTACCACAACCACCTGATGAACACTAACCCAGCCTACCGGCAGCAGTACGACGAGAGGCAGCGGCAGGCAGCAGCCGAGCAGCACCGCGCCGCCGAGAAGAAATCGGACGCTGCTGGAAAGGACAGGGATCGAGAGGGCTCCTCGGGGAAGGAGCAAAGTGAGGAATGGAAGCAGAAGGCTTCGGtgccccccaccctctccaagGCCCCCAGTCTCACAGATTTGGGCAAAGGAGGGCCACCCCAGGGCAAGCTGTCCAAAGATCCCTCGTCTTCCTTGGAGCAGGCCAAGTCATCGGTCATCATGCCCAAGGGTGAGGATGCCAAGGCACCGGCCCAGCAGGCCGAGGGGCTGAAGATGAAGCTGAGCGAGGGAGGGCACCATGGGAAGAGGGAGGAGCTCAAGGCGGGCATGGAGTCGGGCAGGCCCTCGGCCATGGAGCAGGGCATGTGGTACAGACAG GAGCCTGACTCTCGGCTGTGGCCTTACGTTTACCCCAGCAAGTACCCTGATGCCCAGAAACCACAGGACGAGGAGCGGTGGAAAGAGGAACGCGACAGGGAACGGGAAAGAGACCGAGATCGAGCAGAccgagagagggacagggaccgAGACAACCGAGACAGGGAACGGGACCGAGACAGAGACCGAAAGGGCAAGGAGGGCAGGGATGAGAGGGCTCGGTCCAAAGACGCCACCCCCAAGGAGGAGATCAAAGAGGTGGCTGAGCCCCGGTCGTCGTTGGCGGCCTCTGAGGAGCACCGGGGGATGGTGAAGGACCCGAGGGCCACTGCTGCCCACATgcagttctcctctcctctggcccaGCACCAGGGCTACATTCCCTACATGCACGGAGCCTACGGCTACGGCCAGGGCTATGACCCCAGCCACCCGGGCTACCGCGGGATGCCCTCGGTCATGATGCAGAACTATCCTG GTTCctacttctccttctctccctatgGCAGTAAAATGGGGCCAGGCGAAGAGGGCGGCGAGAAGGCGTCGCGCGCCAGCCCCACGGTCAGCGGCAAGTCCGCCTCGGAGGCCAAGGCCCTGGACATCCTTCACCAGCACGCCAGCCAGTACAAGAGCAAGTCGCCGACAGTCGGCGACAAAACCCCCTTGCACGAACGGGAACGGGAGCGCGCCGCTTCCGAACGAGACCGAGACATGGACCGGCCGCGCTCCTCGCCCTCGCAGCGCATCCTGCCTTCCCATCACCACCTGGGCTACCCGCTTCTCTCGGGGCAGTACGACCTGTCCTATGCCACAG GTCTCTCCTCATCAGCCATTGTTGCTAGTCAGCAAGCCTCCGCCCCCTCCATGTACCCCCCTGCACGGAGGTGA